The following coding sequences are from one Alosa alosa isolate M-15738 ecotype Scorff River chromosome 13, AALO_Geno_1.1, whole genome shotgun sequence window:
- the LOC125306211 gene encoding LOW QUALITY PROTEIN: free fatty acid receptor 3-like (The sequence of the model RefSeq protein was modified relative to this genomic sequence to represent the inferred CDS: substituted 1 base at 1 genomic stop codon) gives MADLINVHVLLATYILTFLIGLPANILAFYAFSQKARDNPTPTDILLLNLTSSDLLFLLFLPLKMXCGSGPLAGTCRGSSASLMSFMFFTTIYTSSLLLTAVSVDRFLAVAFPIRYRQLHKPRYAICTAALAWLVSSAHCSIVFVTEHLLEAAGNSSRPRDKCYEDFSGEQLRVLVPVRLVFFVVLFVLPLLICVFCYATCIRILYSKPCIPPERKRKAIGMAVGTLTVFLVCFLPYNSAHLVGFLTGSSPEWRYYTLLLSTFNTCLDPIIFYFSSSAFRTTTKVSIVKMLMLNRTNTIQKDNQASRQTLST, from the coding sequence ATGGCAGATCTCATTAATGTCCACGTCCTCCTTGCCACCTACATCCTAACGTTTCTGATTGGCCTGCCCGCCAACATCCTGGCATTTTACGCGTTCAGCCAGAAGGCCCGCGACAACCCCACGCCCACGGACATCCTACTGCTCAACCTGACCTCGTCtgacctcctcttcctcctcttcctgccgCTGAAGATGTAATGCGGGTCAGGGCCCCTAGCTGGTACCTGCCGCGGTTCCTCTGCTTCGCTCATGTCCTTCATGTTTTTCACCACCATCTACACCAGCTCGCTCCTGCTGACCGCGGTCAGCGTGGACCGCTTCCTGGCCGTGGCCTTCCCCATCCGCTACCGGCAGCTGCACAAGCCTCGCTACGCCATCTGCACGGCCGCGCTGGCCTGGCTGGTCTCCTCGGCGCACTGCAGCATCGTCTTCGTGACCGAGCACCTGCTCGAGGCGGCCGGCAACAGCAGCCGCCCGCGTGACAAGTGTTACGAGGACTTCAGTGGCGAGCAGCTGCGCGTGCTGGTCCCCGTGCGGCTGGTGTTCTTCGTGGTGCTGTTCGTGCTGCCGCTGCTCATCTGCGTCTTCTGCTACGCCACCTGCATCCGCATCCTCTACAGCAAGCCGTGCATCCCGCCAGAGCGCAAGCGCAAGGCCATCGGCATGGCCGTGGGCACGCTGACCGTCTTCTTGGTCTGCTTCCTGCCCTACAACTCGGCGCATCTGGTGGGCTTCCTGACCGGCAGTAGCCCTGAGTGGCGCTACTACACGCTGCTGCTCAGCACCTTCAACACCTGCCTGGACCCCATCATCTTCTACTTCTCCTCTAGTGCCTTCCGCACCACCACCAAGGTGTCCATCGTCAAGATGCTGATGCTAAATCGGACAAATACTATACAGAAGGACAATCAGGCATCCAGGCAGACCCTCAGCACCTGA